The following proteins come from a genomic window of Sander vitreus isolate 19-12246 chromosome 14, sanVit1, whole genome shotgun sequence:
- the rbm43 gene encoding uncharacterized protein rbm43 has product MEKKGSIIEVFGVPDVLPADRTADKLQIYFLTAKHGGGEVLKVLYPCNQPGQAFITFEEPEVAARVLRKGSHVLELNGQKYHLTVKAPEHLEMDLPVEATVHLNIFHNKAEVREILRSNGFALTDLSSDQVRVKGSFLKLRTVKASLEQLLQSQTKTGITPVPKASSGAISKYYTSNSSVTHGNGSQLESREMPPQASPSSPTTSSSWASGFSKKHPTSPEYRASFSPRPDQRGSFRAGRESFVIDADVFRYADRLRKKDIEGILNSHNVTMEKHEVGDSFNITLLGKSVTIAVGKLQSLLNDLNKSLRTQEVPLKNMDREGLALLERIRKDRNIYNLVLVCPMNDKLHLIGPSGESYKLKQRLLGRSVDQSGRTGRTPSRRRSSSLPPIRHTNTDRDSGVIAYPSPVAAAGYSPSKYWDNKQEGAECERGATASFGPSVALRGRSHSESRGKTRAESINVQEVVTKPPKSPRKALIQFLSKDIKKKFKSMRK; this is encoded by the exons ATGGAGAAAAAGGGAAGCATAATTGAGGTTTTTGGGGTGCCAGATGTTTTACCagctgacaggacagctgataAACTGCAGATTTATTTCCTCACAGCCAAacatggaggaggagaggtgctGAAGGTGCTGTACCCCTGTAATCAGCCGGGGCAGGCTTTCATCACGTTTGAGGAGCCTGAGG TTGCTGCTCGAGTCTTGCGAAAGGGCTCCCATGTGTTGGAGCTGaatggtcaaaaatatcatctAACAGTGAAAGCACCTGAGCATCTTGAG ATGGATTTACCAGTGGAGGCAACagtacatttgaatattttccaCAATAAGGCAGAGGTACGAGAAATTCTCAGGTCAAATGGCTTTGCTTTGACGGATCTGAGCAGCGATCAGGTGCGTGTCAAGGGTTCGTTTCTGAAACTTAGGACTGTGAAGGCGTCTTTGGAGCAGCTTCTTCAATCACAAACTAAAACGGGCATCACGCCGGTCCCAAAGGCTTCCTCTGGAGCCATTTCCAAATACTACACCAGCAACAGCTCAGTGACACATGGTAATGGAAGCCAGTTAGAATCCCGAGAAATGCCTCCGCAGGCTTCTCCATCTTCACCCACCACCTCCTCATCCTGGGCATCTGGCTTTTCCAAAAAACATCCAACCTCTCCAGAGTACAGAGCTTCGTTTTCTCCAAGGCCAGACCAGCGTGGCTCATTCAGAGCTGGAAGGGAGTCCTTTGTCATTGATGCAGATGTGTTTAGGTATGCAGACCGGCTCAGGAAAAAAGACATTGAAGGCATCCTAAACAGCCATAATGTTACAATGGAAAAGCATGAAGTCGGTGATAGCTTCAACATCACTTTACTGGGGAAGAGTGTGACAATAGCTGTCGGTAAACTACAGAGCCTCCTGAATGATCTCAACAAATCACTGCGCACACAGGAAGTTCCTCTGAAGAACATGGATCGTGAAGGCCTAGCTCTTTTAGAAAGAATTcgcaaagacagaaacatttaCAATTTAGTGCTTGTATGTCCGATGAATGACAAACTTCACCTGATAGGACCGTCTGGCGAGAGCTACAAGTTAAAGCAGAGGCTGTTGGGGAGGTCGGTTGACCAGTCAGGACGTACAGGCAGGACACCCTCCCGGAGGAGGAGCAGCTCTCTTCCACCAATCAGACACAcgaacacagacagagatagcGGTGTCATCGCTTATCCATCTCCTGTTGCAGCTGCAGGTTACTCTCCGTCAAAGTACTGGGACAATAAACAGGAAGGTGCTGAGTGCGAGCGGGGAGCTACTGCTAGTTTTGGTCCAAGTGTAGCTTTGAGGGGAAGAAGCCACTCTGAGTCCCGTGGAAAAACCCGGGCAGAAAGCATTAATGTGCAAGAGGTGGTAACCAAACCTCCTAAATCACCCAGGAAAGCCTTAATCCAATTTCTATCAAAAGATATAAAGAAAAAATTTAAatctatgagaaaatga